In Deinococcus betulae, the genomic stretch ATGTTGCGGGCCACGATACCGGTCAGGTCGTCCAGATTGTGCAGGTGCGCGCCGGGCACCCCCGCAATGTCCGGGTCCAGAATGCGCGGCACGCTGATGTCAATCAGGAACATGGGCCGCCCCGGACGCTGGCGCAGCGCGGCCTGCACGCCGTCGCCGTGCAGGACATAGTGCGGCGCGGCGCTGGAGGCAATCAGCACGTCGGCTTCGGGCAGAACCTCGTGCAGGTACTCGGCGGCGCAGGCGCGGCCTCCCAGCTTCTCGGCCAGCTGACGGGCGCGCTCAGCGGTGCGGTTCACCACGATCACGTCGTCCACGCCGGCGGCGCGCAGATGGGTCAGGGTCAGCTCGGCGGTCTCGCCGGCGCCCAGAATCAGGGCGGTGCGGCCCGCCAGCCCCCCCAGCGCGGCCTGCGCCAGTTCTACGGCGGCGCTGGACACGCTGACGACCTTGTCGCTCATGCCGGTCTCGAAGCGCACGCGCTTACCCGCCGCCAGGGCGCCCTGCGCGACCTTATTCAGCGTTGTGCCCGTCAGGCCGCGCGCGCGGGCGTCCTGCCAGGCGCGTTTGACCTGGCCCTGAATCTGCGTTTCGCCTATGACGAGGCTGTCCAGGCCGGCGGCCACCCGGTACAGATGCGTGACCGCCGCCTCGCCCCGGTGGACATACAGGTGGCCGTCCAGCGCGTGCCCCCAGGCACCTTCAAAGGCGGCCAGCGGGTCGCCGGTCAGGCCCGCCAGATACACTTCTGTGCGGTTACAGGTGGCCAGCAGCATGACTTCCTGCGCGTGCCGGGCCAGGTGGGCCAGCAGCGGGCCTTCTTCACCGGCCCGCACGGCAGCGCGCTCACGGACCTCGACCGGGGCCGTCTGGTGGTTGAGGCCCACCACGGCAATGTCCAGCGACTCTGGCAGCGGCAGGCCTGCCAGAAAGGTGCGTGCGGTGGGGCAGGTCAGGGTCACGCGGCCCCCAGGGCGCGGCTGATATCGGCGCGCAGGGTGTCCAGGGCGGCGCGTTTGCGGTCGCTGGGGAGGGTCAGGGCGGCTTCCCGCTGCGCGGCCCAACTCTGCACCTGCGCTTCAGTGGGCAGCAGGTCCGCCACGCGGGCCGTCAGGGCCTGGGCCAGCAGGGGCAATTCACGCCCGGTGGTGACTGCCACCTGCACACCCGCCTGCTGGGCCACGGCCGGGAACCGCAGGGTGCTGCGCGCCGCGTCGCCCGCATCGTTGACCAGCGTGCCCTGCGCGCGGGCGTCGCTCACCACCTGGGCATTGACGTCGGGCTGATCGGTGGCGGCCACCACCAGCGCTGCACCGGCCAGGTCGCCGCGCTGGTAGGCCCGACACTGAACTGTCAGCGGCAGCGCGGCCAGTTCAGGCTGGACCACCGGCGCAATGACCTGCACTTCCAGGCCGGCTGACAGCAGGGCCTTCGTGCGGCGCAGGGCGACCGCGCCGCCACCCACCACAACGGCGCGTTGTCCGTGTAGGTCGAGAAAAGCCGCCAGCAAGCTCACGAGAGGTAGGATAGCGCGCGCTGACCGGGGCAGCCGTCCCCGACCGAGCGGTCGGACAGGACCGTGGGAGGGCGGTTGAAGGGAGTTTGACCGGCGGCTCTTCTCTCTTGCCCTGCGCTCTGCCCACCCGTCCTTTCCTACATGACCGTATCGCTCTCACGCAGCAGCAGGGGCGCGCGGAAGGCCGCCGGGCGCCAGTGGCTCTGGGCATGAATGGCCTGGGGGGGGCACGAATGTAGGCAGGCCATACAGCCGGTGCAGGCACTCAGGTTCAGCAGCAAATGCACACCGCCGTCGGGTTGCAGGTCGCGCGTGATGGCGTTGGTGGGGCACACGTTGGCGCACACTGGGCAGTCAATGCACTTCTCGTCCACCAGCGGGGCGGGCCACAGAATGGCGGCGTCCTCGGGCGGGGCAGGTTTGAGGCTGCGCGCGCGCCACACCCATTCCTGGGGCGTACGGTCCTCGGGCACACTCCAGTCAATAAAGGGCAGGGGCTGGTCCGGGATGCTCTGGGCGACCTGCTGCTTGCCCGCGCGGAACAGGGCACCAAAGGCGCCGCGCCGCGAGACGGTCAAGGACCGCCCGGCGTCTTCAGGCTGGGCCGCGCGAATACTCACCTGTGCAGGCTGGCCAGTCGGCTCACGCAGGCGCTGGGCCTCGTCCAGCACCCGTTCCAGGCGGGCCGGCACGTCCGGGGCGCCGACGGGACACTCGCCGCAGTCCCCGTGCAGCAGGGTCAGAGGCGTGCCCCAGGCCCCGGCCGCCGACAGCAGGGCCGGGGTCACGCGCCCCAGGCACGGCAGCGACGGTCCACCCGCGCCGCTGCGCGAACAGGTCAGGCTGGCGTCGGGGGTCGCGCGCCGGTCTGGGGCCTGCTGGTCTTTCACGCTTTGCAGCGCCGGTTCCAGGTTGTACTCCAGGGCGCCGCTGGGGCACACCTGCACGCACAGGCCGCAGCCGGTGCACTTGGCCGGGTCAATCTGCACACTCTGGCCGACCATCCCCAGACTGATGGCGCCGTGCGGGCAAGTGGCGTGACAGGCGTCGCAGCCACCCACCGCCTGGCGCTCCAGCAAGCAGCGGGGCGCGGTAAAGCGCGGCACGAGGTTCCCGGCTTCGTCCAGCCGGGCAAGGACACCTTCAAGCATGTGCGGAGTCTACGCGCGCACGCGCTAGGGGACCGTGTCGTCTGTCCTTTGCGCCGAGTGTCCAGCGGCGTGGGCACGGGCCGTCCAGATCCTCACCTAGACCCCCTCTGGCTCCCCAGCACAGGCTCCAGGCCCTGCCTGGGGGCGGCCAGGGTGAGGCACCCCCTCTCCCCTTACTCGCTTATAGCTGGCAGGACCAGAATGCCGTCTTCATCGGCATACATCATGTCGCCGGGCTGGATGGTGACCCCCGCAAAGGTCACGGGGACGCCACGCTCTCCCTGCAGTTGCTTGCCGCTTTTACGGGGATGAGGGGCCAGAGCACGCACCCCCAGATTCAGGCGGCGCAGTTCGGCGGTGTCGCGCACGCAGCCGTGCACAATGACGCCGGCCCAGCCGCTGCTCACCCCCAGTTCGCCCAGCATCCCGCCCAGCAGGGCGCAGTTGAGGCTGCCGCCGCC encodes the following:
- a CDS encoding 4Fe-4S dicluster domain-containing protein; translated protein: MLEGVLARLDEAGNLVPRFTAPRCLLERQAVGGCDACHATCPHGAISLGMVGQSVQIDPAKCTGCGLCVQVCPSGALEYNLEPALQSVKDQQAPDRRATPDASLTCSRSGAGGPSLPCLGRVTPALLSAAGAWGTPLTLLHGDCGECPVGAPDVPARLERVLDEAQRLREPTGQPAQVSIRAAQPEDAGRSLTVSRRGAFGALFRAGKQQVAQSIPDQPLPFIDWSVPEDRTPQEWVWRARSLKPAPPEDAAILWPAPLVDEKCIDCPVCANVCPTNAITRDLQPDGGVHLLLNLSACTGCMACLHSCPPQAIHAQSHWRPAAFRAPLLLRESDTVM
- a CDS encoding precorrin-2 dehydrogenase/sirohydrochlorin ferrochelatase family protein, with amino-acid sequence MSLLAAFLDLHGQRAVVVGGGAVALRRTKALLSAGLEVQVIAPVVQPELAALPLTVQCRAYQRGDLAGAALVVAATDQPDVNAQVVSDARAQGTLVNDAGDAARSTLRFPAVAQQAGVQVAVTTGRELPLLAQALTARVADLLPTEAQVQSWAAQREAALTLPSDRKRAALDTLRADISRALGAA
- the hemA gene encoding glutamyl-tRNA reductase; translated protein: MTLTCPTARTFLAGLPLPESLDIAVVGLNHQTAPVEVRERAAVRAGEEGPLLAHLARHAQEVMLLATCNRTEVYLAGLTGDPLAAFEGAWGHALDGHLYVHRGEAAVTHLYRVAAGLDSLVIGETQIQGQVKRAWQDARARGLTGTTLNKVAQGALAAGKRVRFETGMSDKVVSVSSAAVELAQAALGGLAGRTALILGAGETAELTLTHLRAAGVDDVIVVNRTAERARQLAEKLGGRACAAEYLHEVLPEADVLIASSAAPHYVLHGDGVQAALRQRPGRPMFLIDISVPRILDPDIAGVPGAHLHNLDDLTGIVARNMASRRAALPHAQAIVRDAAADLSRWHLTRQARLRDLALASD
- the rraA gene encoding ribonuclease E activity regulator RraA — encoded protein: MTLLPSTDLPTQDLPTTDLSDLHPQARVLAPVFTEYGGRPRFVGAAVTLRVQDHNPLVRAELETPGEGRVLVVDGGGSLNCALLGGMLGELGVSSGWAGVIVHGCVRDTAELRRLNLGVRALAPHPRKSGKQLQGERGVPVTFAGVTIQPGDMMYADEDGILVLPAISE